From Selenomonas sp. AB3002, one genomic window encodes:
- a CDS encoding glycosyltransferase family 2 protein yields the protein MEKITIVVPCYNEQEVVEKFHTEVSSVLKDVADCEFAYLFINDGSTDDTLALLQEMSRQNESVSYISLSRNFGKEAAMLAGLDYAEGDAVIIMDADLQHPPELVPEMIAWWHKGYDDVCAKRTDRTDETWFKRHMSNIFYRSLQFFADYKVQRDVGDFRLLDKRCVAALRMMRENQRYTKGMFTWVGYRKKEIPFHVRPRAAGHTTWNFLRLCNLAVEGLTSFTTAPLRLTTMLGMGVSLLAIFYMCWVLFNALCYGDPVAGYPTLITVVLFLGGVQLLSLGIIGEYLGRVFTESKQRPIYLVDEYNGKKMTYCSPGDKPARAQDDRGV from the coding sequence ATGGAAAAAATAACGATTGTGGTCCCCTGCTACAATGAGCAGGAGGTAGTAGAAAAATTTCATACCGAAGTATCCAGTGTATTGAAAGATGTTGCGGATTGTGAATTTGCCTATCTGTTCATCAACGATGGCAGCACGGATGATACCCTGGCTTTGTTGCAGGAGATGTCGAGACAGAATGAATCTGTAAGTTATATCAGCCTATCCCGGAATTTCGGCAAGGAAGCGGCCATGCTGGCCGGCCTTGACTATGCAGAGGGGGATGCTGTCATCATCATGGATGCTGATTTGCAGCATCCCCCGGAGCTGGTGCCCGAGATGATAGCTTGGTGGCATAAGGGCTATGATGATGTCTGTGCCAAGCGCACGGATCGCACGGATGAGACCTGGTTCAAGCGTCATATGTCCAATATCTTTTACCGCAGTCTGCAATTCTTTGCCGATTACAAGGTGCAGAGGGATGTAGGTGACTTCCGCCTTCTGGACAAGCGCTGTGTGGCCGCCCTGCGTATGATGCGTGAGAATCAGCGCTACACCAAAGGCATGTTCACCTGGGTGGGTTACCGCAAGAAAGAAATCCCCTTCCATGTGCGTCCCCGGGCAGCGGGGCATACCACCTGGAACTTCCTGCGGCTCTGCAATCTGGCGGTGGAGGGACTGACCTCCTTCACCACAGCGCCTCTGAGGCTGACCACCATGCTGGGCATGGGGGTCTCCCTGCTGGCCATCTTCTATATGTGCTGGGTGCTTTTCAATGCCCTGTGCTATGGGGACCCGGTGGCGGGATATCCCACACTTATTACCGTAGTGCTGTTTTTGGGGGGCGTGCAGCTGCTTTCACTGGGAATCATTGGCGAATACCTGGGAAGGGTGTTTACCGAGAGCAAGCAAAGGCCCATCTATCTGGTGGACGAATACAATGGGAAAAAGATGACGTACTGCAGTCCCGGGGACA
- a CDS encoding ChbG/HpnK family deacetylase, giving the protein MKRLIVNADDFGRHELINQAVEKGVAEGCLRSATIMPGGRAFASAVAVAKRHEELGVGIHFTLVNGFPVLPPAEIPSLVTAEGVFYDDYTVFVKRYALGKVNFEEVRAELAAQLQKLQQSGLALTHADSHQHMHTLPGIIDIVLRLAKAAGIRAVRTPRSPLFSGEFGGLGQLIGRLGLGTLARVSAFKAGRKGLATPEHFAGIVAGEAVSEAYLLDIVRQLQPGTTEVMMHPGLDNKVLVPACAWEHDFEAELAAILSPALRELAASEQVEIVNFRALAD; this is encoded by the coding sequence GTGAAACGTTTAATTGTCAATGCCGATGATTTTGGCCGCCATGAACTTATCAATCAGGCGGTGGAGAAGGGGGTAGCCGAAGGTTGCCTGCGCTCGGCTACAATTATGCCGGGGGGACGGGCCTTTGCTTCGGCAGTGGCGGTGGCAAAACGCCACGAGGAGCTGGGTGTTGGCATCCACTTTACTTTGGTCAATGGCTTTCCCGTGCTGCCGCCTGCAGAGATTCCCTCTCTGGTGACGGCAGAGGGCGTTTTTTATGACGACTATACAGTGTTTGTAAAACGCTATGCCCTGGGCAAGGTGAATTTTGAAGAAGTGCGCGCAGAACTTGCGGCGCAGCTTCAGAAGCTTCAGCAGTCAGGTCTTGCGCTTACTCATGCAGACAGCCATCAGCATATGCACACCCTGCCGGGCATCATCGATATAGTGCTGAGGCTGGCGAAGGCTGCTGGTATCAGGGCGGTGCGCACGCCACGCAGTCCCCTTTTCAGCGGTGAATTTGGCGGCCTTGGACAGCTTATTGGCCGGCTGGGGCTGGGCACACTGGCCCGCGTGTCGGCTTTCAAGGCAGGGAGAAAGGGGCTTGCCACGCCGGAGCATTTTGCAGGCATCGTGGCAGGGGAAGCCGTGTCAGAAGCATATCTGCTGGATATTGTCCGACAGTTGCAGCCGGGGACTACGGAGGTCATGATGCATCCGGGACTGGATAACAAGGTGCTGGTGCCGGCCTGTGCCTGGGAGCACGATTTCGAGGCGGAGCTGGCGGCTATCCTGTCGCCAGCCCTTCGGGAGCTGGCGGCTTCGGAGCAGGTGGAAATCGTGAATTTCCGCGCTTTGGCAGATTGA
- a CDS encoding VirK/YbjX family protein: MKEIRQLGHQIYDMDNPREKRRYVIFCARAFLHSRGIKELYNWFQSDPLRCQLIEANPYPIEQATRAFFYKGSTFATRSKLVREHFAFLQSRVTEEHFLNLGDVHKQGFCVWQGDFEGQALQAVLCTEAGQRKEGLLSLELNLGQEHIYQIMFWFAKDDEGRDSLYIGALQGPNMEEARDLIKRMTKAFHGYRTKNLILYMLQAVARGMGVERMYGVTNEGYYAMNHVRANRKLKTSFSDFWLEAGGEKTEDARFDSLPLTETRKTMEEVPTRKRAVYRKRFALLDEIDEKIGENMEILLGKIG, from the coding sequence ATGAAAGAAATCAGGCAACTGGGTCATCAGATATACGATATGGACAATCCCCGGGAGAAGCGTCGATACGTTATTTTCTGCGCCCGGGCTTTTCTTCACAGCCGGGGCATAAAGGAGTTATACAACTGGTTCCAGTCCGACCCGTTGCGGTGCCAGCTTATAGAGGCTAATCCATACCCCATAGAACAGGCTACCAGGGCCTTTTTCTACAAAGGCTCCACCTTTGCCACCAGGTCAAAGCTGGTAAGGGAGCATTTTGCCTTTTTGCAGTCCAGGGTGACGGAGGAACACTTCCTCAATCTGGGGGATGTCCATAAGCAAGGCTTCTGCGTGTGGCAGGGGGATTTCGAGGGTCAGGCATTGCAGGCGGTGCTTTGCACAGAGGCGGGCCAGAGGAAGGAAGGGCTGCTTTCCTTGGAGCTGAACCTGGGGCAGGAGCATATCTACCAGATTATGTTTTGGTTTGCCAAGGATGATGAGGGGCGTGACAGCCTTTACATAGGCGCCTTGCAGGGGCCGAATATGGAGGAAGCCCGTGACCTTATCAAGCGCATGACCAAGGCCTTTCATGGCTACCGCACCAAGAACCTCATTCTCTATATGCTGCAGGCCGTGGCCAGGGGTATGGGGGTGGAGCGTATGTACGGCGTCACCAATGAAGGCTACTATGCCATGAACCATGTGAGGGCCAACCGCAAGCTGAAGACCAGCTTCAGCGACTTCTGGCTGGAGGCTGGCGGGGAAAAAACTGAGGATGCAAGGTTTGACAGCCTGCCCCTGACAGAGACCCGCAAAACCATGGAGGAAGTGCCTACCAGGAAAAGGGCGGTCTACCGCAAGCGGTTTGCCCTGCTGGATGAGATAGATGAAAAGATTGGCGAAAATATGGAGATATTGTTAGGCAAGATTGGATGA
- a CDS encoding glycosyltransferase family 2 protein, translating to MAESKTPVSVLILAKNEEKNIGDCLASVQWAAEIVVIDDNSTDRTPEIAREMGARVVTRALNGDWGAQQTFAIAQASCEWIYILDSDERVTPRLAEKLQELVKADDRRYAYCHARLNYFWEKPLRHGGWFPDYVVRLLPKKGTYVKGLVHQQICHECEEKHLPADLYVVHYPYRDWQHYFNKFNVYTDLAAKKMHEQGKRAHLWDFVLHPFWASFRMFFLRGGWRDGVIGFVLASFHYFYTMAKYVRLYYLDKSNGHVGDEH from the coding sequence ATGGCAGAGTCAAAGACCCCGGTATCTGTGCTGATACTGGCCAAGAATGAGGAAAAAAATATTGGTGACTGCCTGGCAAGTGTCCAATGGGCGGCTGAAATTGTAGTCATAGATGACAACAGCACTGATAGGACTCCGGAGATTGCCAGGGAGATGGGAGCACGGGTGGTCACACGGGCTTTGAATGGCGACTGGGGAGCACAGCAGACCTTTGCCATCGCCCAGGCAAGCTGTGAGTGGATATATATACTTGACTCTGATGAACGGGTCACCCCCAGGCTGGCTGAGAAGTTGCAGGAACTGGTGAAGGCGGATGACCGCCGCTATGCATACTGCCATGCACGTCTCAACTATTTTTGGGAAAAGCCCCTGAGGCACGGAGGCTGGTTTCCGGATTATGTGGTAAGGCTGCTGCCCAAAAAAGGCACCTATGTCAAAGGGCTGGTTCATCAGCAAATCTGCCATGAATGTGAGGAAAAGCATCTTCCTGCTGACTTGTATGTGGTACACTATCCCTACAGGGATTGGCAGCATTATTTCAACAAATTCAATGTGTATACGGATTTGGCGGCGAAAAAAATGCATGAACAGGGCAAGCGTGCCCATCTTTGGGATTTTGTGCTGCACCCTTTCTGGGCTTCTTTTCGCATGTTTTTCCTGCGTGGTGGCTGGCGTGACGGGGTTATTGGTTTTGTACTGGCCTCTTTCCACTACTTCTACACCATGGCCAAGTATGTGAGGCTATACTATCTGGATAAATCCAATGGACATGTAGGTGATGAGCATTGA
- a CDS encoding glycosyltransferase: protein MRLAIFENIMTPGGHEVDFDRILVEEFQQSGHEVSFYVPEGFEFSFDYQVPVHYLQGEVVSYSGVRGLKKIWYALKREQRRLGWYSQLRKLAEGGAFDALIVPTSTYRYLRAVRRSSLRKSPVPIVFILHGINPGEAPRFLKAAGQLADCRNIRPVVLTFGQDIFGETRENIRYIYPPTYTPRDLIDYCPKKIEAPLTIGFFGQYRREKKLEDFLEVYLRAKGQFTREVRLLVQGATMHPEDSEDFERIIARYRGEESIKFLHKGLIGREWQEAIAGIDVLLLPYSAPRYRYHWGGMLFTALGFKKPVIASDDMNPEVFESFKVGETFRSGDLADLQRVLTEFINGYGDRQGEYETGLQSASETYSPAAFARRIEKIIEE from the coding sequence TTGAGGCTGGCCATTTTTGAAAATATTATGACCCCCGGTGGTCATGAGGTTGATTTTGACCGCATTCTGGTGGAAGAATTCCAGCAGTCAGGCCATGAGGTCAGCTTCTATGTGCCGGAGGGATTCGAGTTCAGTTTTGACTATCAGGTGCCGGTGCATTATCTGCAAGGAGAAGTTGTATCCTACAGCGGTGTCAGGGGGCTGAAAAAAATCTGGTACGCCTTGAAACGGGAACAGCGCCGCCTGGGCTGGTATAGCCAACTCAGGAAATTGGCAGAGGGGGGCGCCTTTGACGCACTGATAGTGCCCACCTCTACCTATCGCTACCTTAGGGCTGTCCGCCGGAGCAGCCTCAGGAAATCTCCTGTGCCCATAGTGTTTATCCTCCATGGCATCAATCCCGGCGAGGCTCCCAGGTTCCTCAAGGCAGCCGGGCAGCTGGCAGACTGCAGGAATATCCGCCCTGTGGTTCTGACCTTCGGGCAGGACATCTTTGGGGAGACGAGGGAAAATATCCGTTATATATATCCCCCAACTTATACGCCGAGGGACCTCATAGATTATTGCCCCAAGAAGATAGAAGCTCCCCTGACCATTGGTTTTTTCGGCCAGTACCGCCGGGAAAAGAAGCTGGAGGATTTCCTGGAAGTTTATCTGAGGGCCAAAGGGCAGTTCACACGGGAAGTGCGCCTTTTGGTGCAGGGGGCCACTATGCACCCGGAAGATTCGGAAGACTTTGAGCGCATCATAGCCCGTTACCGTGGTGAAGAAAGCATAAAGTTCCTCCATAAGGGCCTGATTGGCAGGGAGTGGCAGGAAGCTATTGCCGGCATTGACGTATTGTTGTTGCCCTACTCTGCGCCGCGCTACCGCTATCATTGGGGTGGTATGCTCTTTACGGCCCTGGGCTTCAAGAAACCAGTGATTGCCAGTGACGATATGAACCCTGAGGTCTTTGAGTCCTTCAAGGTGGGGGAGACTTTTCGTAGTGGGGATTTGGCTGATTTGCAGCGGGTGCTGACGGAGTTTATAAATGGTTATGGTGATAGGCAGGGCGAATACGAGACGGGGCTTCAGTCTGCGTCAGAGACGTATTCTCCTGCCGCATTTGCAAGGCGCATAGAAAAAATCATCGAGGAGTAA
- the waaF gene encoding lipopolysaccharide heptosyltransferase II, translating to MKQYKNILVNALVNLGDVVLTTGAIALLKKAYPEARITMLVKPVVRQAVENNPVIDEVMVFDYKPKENSWGQMRAMAKDLKKRQFDLSISLDRKLRPALLAFLARIPERVGPSRVFGPKKSRVTWLYTRTVDIDYDLDKTLQADTYQNIVRGLTGQGAEEREEPVFARITPEAQERAKELLEKLPQAEKIIALCVKGTFPLKTWPKEYFAQVVEKLASEYKASFFVTGGPGDRTYADEVIAACPVPVANFCGETNLVELAALFKASDLLVSVDTGGGHIAAACQIPMVVMYGCTSPDRWHPINEKARVLTSREECCPCTVRTEECPSWPKPKCLWNIAPEAVLRECRELLQGGG from the coding sequence ATGAAGCAGTACAAGAATATCCTGGTAAATGCCCTGGTGAACCTGGGGGATGTGGTGCTGACCACGGGGGCTATAGCCCTGCTAAAAAAGGCGTATCCAGAAGCCCGCATTACCATGCTGGTAAAGCCGGTGGTGCGGCAGGCCGTGGAAAATAACCCCGTTATTGATGAGGTTATGGTCTTTGACTACAAGCCCAAGGAAAATTCCTGGGGGCAGATGCGGGCCATGGCCAAAGACTTGAAAAAACGCCAGTTTGACCTGAGCATCTCACTGGACAGGAAACTGCGGCCGGCGCTGCTGGCCTTTTTGGCCCGCATACCCGAGCGGGTGGGGCCCAGCCGTGTCTTTGGTCCCAAGAAAAGCAGGGTGACCTGGCTCTACACCAGGACTGTGGACATTGACTATGATCTGGACAAGACCCTGCAGGCAGATACCTACCAGAATATCGTCCGGGGACTTACTGGGCAAGGTGCAGAGGAGCGGGAAGAGCCTGTCTTCGCCCGCATTACGCCGGAGGCACAGGAACGGGCGAAAGAGCTGCTGGAAAAACTGCCCCAGGCAGAGAAAATCATTGCTCTTTGCGTCAAGGGCACTTTCCCCCTGAAAACCTGGCCCAAGGAGTATTTTGCTCAAGTGGTGGAGAAGCTGGCCTCAGAATACAAGGCCTCATTCTTTGTCACCGGCGGTCCGGGGGACAGGACTTATGCCGATGAGGTGATTGCTGCCTGCCCGGTGCCCGTAGCCAATTTCTGCGGGGAGACCAATCTGGTGGAACTGGCGGCACTCTTCAAGGCTTCTGACCTTCTGGTCTCTGTGGATACGGGGGGCGGCCATATTGCTGCTGCCTGCCAGATTCCCATGGTGGTCATGTATGGCTGCACCAGCCCTGACCGTTGGCATCCCATCAATGAGAAGGCCAGGGTGCTTACCAGCAGGGAGGAGTGCTGCCCTTGCACTGTGCGGACGGAGGAATGTCCCAGCTGGCCCAAGCCCAAATGCCTTTGGAATATAGCACCGGAGGCGGTGCTGAGGGAGTGCCGGGAACTTTTACAAGGGGGGGGCTGA